The Pocillopora verrucosa isolate sample1 chromosome 2, ASM3666991v2, whole genome shotgun sequence genome has a segment encoding these proteins:
- the LOC131780098 gene encoding thyrotropin-releasing hormone-degrading ectoenzyme-like — translation MPFPHNNIRLPKQVLPLSYRIYIHPNLTTFKFTGTVNILLRCFQPTKNLILHMRDLSVGEIQLTDSKQKRLTIVRRMQHKENQQYLIATNEELKEKERYSLNMEFSGVLSKNMEGFYRSSYKTKSGQVRYLATTQFEATNARSAFPCFDEPAFKAVFHITVAHDDNHKALSNMPLESSDKRHDGLVESRFSASVPMPTYLVAFIVCDFEYRESKTKSDRKIRVWSKPDAIHSVDFALDVAKRTLEYYEDFFKVPYPLPKLDLIAIPDMGGAMENWGLVTFRESAVLFDPSTGSVADKKLVTMIVNHELAHQWFGNLVTMKWWNDLWLNEGFAVYMEYLATDNYNNQWKREDQFILDTSREALDVDSSMYTHPVSVKVHNPAEINEIVDKITYHKSSALIRMMQNFLGVETFRRGIQIYLKDHQFSNAKALDLWKAMSLATENHLDVATVMAPWVSQKGFPVISIISDNTQKKDGRLSYTASQKRFFRDFTSQHLKDGHTETPGWFIPLTYITRDSHDSINTVWINKTSVTFQLSFSESGWFKANVGQTGFYRVNYDKENWERLSQQLLHNHTVLSPSDRSGLIDDALSLARTGVLEYKIALQMIEYINHELEYVPWAVTLRSMAYIGNMLSSRASYKLYQQFIVEKIKHLGMILGWKDTGELIDKSLRYLTLSTLCSHGNTECVNKSKKLFNDWSKVNGSKPIMPHLRKIIYYTAVKYGGQIEWEILWRKYKECKNAAEREKIISALGATRDKNVLKRLLKKVLMSSAEVRPQDFIQIIGTVASNPDGRRLAWKFFDKNFKKIVKRLFTYDLLEDGRIDDITNNNIFLLYFMEHIDILVTVRLFGNRSQKASKCAKNVSGTLAGASCETFRTYYILTTSVVFYRTADDEFCLFSSLTEKTFFL, via the exons ATGCCATTCCCGCATAACAACATTCGCCTACCAAAACAAGTTCTTCCACTATCCTACCGCATTTATATCCATCCAAATTTAACAACGTTCAAGTTTACAGGCACAGTTAACATCTTACTTCGATGCTTTCAACCAACGAAGAACTTAATATTACACATGCGCGATCTCAGCGTTGGAGAAATACAACTCacagattcaaaacaaaaacgtttaACGATTGTAAGACGAATGCAGCACAAGGAAAATCAACAATATTTGATTGCCACAAATGAGGAgctcaaagaaaaagaaagatattcaCTTAATATGGAATTCAGTGGAGTTCTATCTAAAAACATGGAGGGATTTTATCGAAGTAGCTACAAGACGAAAAGCGGACAAGTCAG ATACCTAGCCACAACTCAGTTCGAGGCTACAAACGCTCGCTCGGCATTTCCATGTTTCGACGAGCCCGCATTTAAAGCGGTTTTCCACATCACTGTAGCACATGACGACAATCACAAAGCGCTGTCCAACATGCCTCTAGAGTCGAGTGACAAAAGACACGATGGTCTTGTGGAGAGCCGTTTCAGTGCAAGCGTTCCTATGCCAACGTATCTGGTGGCGTTTATCGTGTGTGACTTTGAGTATAGAGAGTCAAAAACTAAGAGTGACAGAAAG atAAGAGTGTGGTCTAAGCCTGATGCTATACACAGTGTGGACTTTGCTCTCGATGTTGCCAAGCGCACGTTGGAATATTACGAAGATTTCTTCAAGGTTCCGTATCCACTTCCTAAGTTAG ATCTCATAGCAATTCCAGATATGGGTGGTGCTATGGAAAACTGGGGACTAGTTACATTTCGTGAATCTGCTGTACTGTTTGATCCGAGCACCGGAAGCGTGGCTGATAAGAAACTGGTTACCATGATTGTGAATCATGAACTTGCGCACCAG TGGTTTGGCAACTTAGTGACAATGAAATGGTGGAATGACTTGTGGTTGAATGAAGGATTCGCTGTCTACATGGAATATCTTGCCACTGATAACTATAACAATCAGTGGAAAAGG GAAGACCAATTCATACTGGATACGTCGAGAGAAGCTCTTGATGTAGACAGCTCAATGTATACTCATCCTGTGTCTGTTAAAGTTCACAATCCAGCAGAAATAAACGAAATCGTGGATAAAATAACATACCACAAG AGTTCAGCCCTCATTAGAATGATGCAAAACTTCCTCGGAGTAGAAACTTTCAGAAGAGGAATTCAG ATTTACCTAAAGGATCACCAATTTTCAAATGCCAAGGCGTTGGATCTTTGGAAAGCGATGAGTTTG GCCACTGAAAATCATTTAGATGTTGCAACAGTAATGGCTCCATGGGTGAGCCAAAAAGGATTTCCTGTTATATCTATAATCAGCGACAACACTCAGAAAAAAGATGGCCGCTTGTCGTACACAGCGAGTCAGAAAAGATTCTTCCGAGATTTTACTTCGCAACATTTAAAAGATGGACATACAGAAAC ACCTGGATGGTTCATTCCGCTGACATACATTACCAGGGATTCACATGATAGTATCAATACAGTTTGGATAAACAAGACTTCAG TTACATTTCAGCTATCCTTCAGCGAGTCTGGTTGGTTTAAGGCAAACGTAGGACAAACAGGCTTTTATCGAGTCAACTATGACAAGGAAAACTGGGAAAGACTGAGTCAGCAACTACTTCACAATCACACG GTACTAAGTCCATCAGACAGGAGTGGTTTGATAGACGATGCACTGAGTTTAGCGAG AACGGGCGTGCTAGAGTACAAAATTGCATTGCAAATGATTGAGTATATAAACCACGAACTTGAGTATGTACCATGGGCAGTCACTCTGCGATCAATGGCTTACATTGGAAACATGCTGAGCTCAAGAGCTTCCTACAAGCTGTACCAG CAATTTATCGTGGAAAAAATAAAGCATTTGGGAATGATCCTTGGATGGAAGGATACGGGAGAACTAATTGACAA atcTCTTCGTTATCTGACCCTCTCTACTCTGTGTTCACACGGTAACACAGAGTGCGTGAACAAGTCCAAAAAGTTGTTCAACGACTGGTCAAAGGTCAATGG aAGCAAACCCATCATGCCACACCTTAGGAAGATTATTTACTACACAGCTGTTAAATACGGAGGCCAAATTGAGTGGGAAATTTTATGGAGAAAATACAAGGAATGCAAAAATGCAGCAGAGAGAGAAAAGATTATCTCGGCTTTAGGTGCTACACGGgataaaaacgttttgaaaaG ATTGTTAAAGAAAGTTTTGATGAGCAGTGCCGAGGTCCGCCCCCAAGACTTCATTCAAATTATTGGGACTGTAGCGAGTAACCCTGATGGACGACGGCTGGCTTGGAAATTTTTTGACAAGAACTtcaaaaaaatagttaaaag GTTatttacttatgatctattggaggacggacgcatagatgacatcaccaataacaatatttttcttctttattttatggAACATATAGATATCCTTGTTACCGTGCGTCTGTTTggtaacagatcacagaaggCGTCAAAATGTGCGAAGAACGTTAGTGGCACACTCGCCGGCGCTTCGTGCGAAACTTTTCGCACTTACTACATTTTGACAACGTCTGTGGTCTTTTACAGAACGGCGGATGATGAATTCTGTTTGTTCAGCTCACTGactgagaaaacatttttcctCTAG